Proteins from a genomic interval of Pirellulales bacterium:
- a CDS encoding FkbM family methyltransferase: MELWATIDVGAHVGLLTVLCHESWPEARIVAVDPHSERFELLERNTAHIPGAPLLRTNAVVTNFDGTCLIAAAVPHNRFGNHVLEMGNELELRLHGSGIEATAILVESLWARIGEFGIKHVELQKLDCAEAEHAIVEALAATGRLADVCQTRGERHGCIHRPQLAKVLAETHIAPVAANAPHDFGQLASRRRGQYRTGGSDDFRLPRPSRTGGLNLPSDQCGFRVPMRSRSCGIAAARQAEVGPVGMCGRPPRNAVTRCPATS, translated from the coding sequence ATGGAGTTATGGGCGACCATCGACGTCGGCGCCCACGTCGGCCTCTTGACAGTGCTCTGCCACGAGTCGTGGCCCGAGGCGAGGATCGTCGCGGTCGATCCGCATTCGGAGCGGTTCGAGTTGCTCGAGCGGAACACGGCTCACATCCCAGGGGCGCCGTTGCTGCGGACCAACGCGGTGGTGACGAACTTCGACGGAACATGCCTGATCGCCGCGGCCGTGCCGCACAACCGCTTTGGCAATCATGTCCTCGAGATGGGGAACGAGCTCGAACTGCGGCTCCACGGATCCGGGATAGAGGCGACGGCGATTTTGGTCGAGTCGCTTTGGGCTCGCATCGGCGAGTTTGGAATCAAGCATGTCGAACTGCAGAAACTCGATTGCGCGGAGGCGGAGCACGCGATCGTCGAGGCGTTGGCCGCGACCGGAAGGCTGGCCGACGTCTGCCAGACTCGAGGGGAGCGGCATGGGTGCATTCACCGGCCGCAGCTGGCGAAGGTGCTGGCCGAGACGCACATCGCCCCCGTCGCTGCCAATGCGCCTCATGATTTCGGACAGTTGGCGAGCCGTCGGAGGGGACAATACCGCACCGGCGGCAGCGACGACTTTCGGTTGCCAAGGCCGTCCCGAACGGGAGGGTTGAATTTGCCGAGCGACCAGTGCGGTTTCCGCGTGCCGATGCGGAGCCGATCGTGCGGAATTGCCGCAGCCAGACAAGCCGAAGTCGGCCCCGTCGGAATGTGCGGCAGACCCCCGAGAAACGCTGTAACGCGCTGCCCAGCAACGAGTTAG
- a CDS encoding helix-turn-helix transcriptional regulator, whose protein sequence is MPASRFGRKLYSSDEWNLISHRLALSQQELRIAQAVLDDAHEGAIAEALGISSHTVHTHLERLYRKLQVKSRVELVVRIAACHLQICQEVDSPAAPL, encoded by the coding sequence ATGCCTGCTTCTCGGTTTGGCCGCAAGCTCTACTCCTCCGACGAGTGGAATCTGATTTCCCATCGGCTGGCGTTATCTCAGCAAGAACTGCGAATCGCTCAGGCCGTCCTTGACGACGCGCACGAGGGCGCGATCGCGGAGGCATTGGGGATCTCCTCGCATACCGTCCACACGCACCTGGAGCGCCTGTACCGCAAGCTCCAGGTCAAGAGCCGGGTCGAGCTCGTCGTGCGGATCGCCGCCTGTCACTTGCAGATCTGCCAGGAAGTCGACAGCCCGGCCGCCCCTTTGTGA